The proteins below are encoded in one region of Micromonospora sp. DSM 45708:
- a CDS encoding PP2C family protein-serine/threonine phosphatase gives MPGAVGVPRAGAGLPSGLPPGERLRVLLVEDDEGDAFLVGELLAETNSMIDLLVATSLSEARQRVMGVDCVLLDLGLPDAQGLDGLRRVLEMASGAAVCVLTGRSDEHLGIVAVAEGAQDYLVKGQVDGVLLTRALRYAVERKRADVNARRLREVELRQAESARLERGLLPQPLMTTDEVSVHTFYRPGRHAALIGGDFYDVVQTRPDRIDLIVGDVCGHGVDEAALGVELRVAWRALVLAGVPDDEVLPALEQVLMSERRLQEIFATVATARLDLASARATVRLAGHPPPLLLSGGKVAPVPAKGGLLLGVRPRRPVAFDLEFDTDDWSLLMYTDGLIEGRVDGGDERLDVPGLTGLLADPANRAVPLSELPAWLVGRAEQINGGPLADDVAMLLVTRGGGR, from the coding sequence GTGCCGGGTGCCGTCGGCGTGCCCCGCGCCGGGGCGGGGCTGCCCAGCGGCCTGCCGCCGGGCGAACGGCTGCGGGTGCTGCTGGTCGAGGACGACGAGGGCGACGCCTTCCTGGTCGGCGAGCTGCTCGCCGAGACCAACTCGATGATCGATCTGCTGGTCGCGACCAGCCTCAGCGAGGCCCGCCAGCGGGTGATGGGCGTCGACTGCGTCCTGCTCGACCTGGGCCTGCCCGACGCGCAGGGCCTGGACGGGCTGCGCCGGGTGCTGGAGATGGCCAGCGGCGCCGCGGTCTGCGTGCTGACCGGCCGCTCCGACGAGCACCTGGGCATCGTGGCGGTCGCCGAGGGCGCGCAGGACTACCTGGTCAAGGGGCAGGTCGACGGCGTGCTCCTGACCCGGGCGCTGCGTTACGCGGTGGAGCGCAAGCGCGCCGACGTGAACGCCCGCCGGCTGCGCGAGGTGGAGCTGCGCCAGGCCGAGTCCGCCCGCCTGGAGCGCGGCCTGCTGCCGCAGCCGCTGATGACCACCGACGAGGTGTCGGTGCACACGTTCTACCGGCCCGGTCGGCACGCCGCGCTGATCGGCGGCGACTTCTACGACGTGGTGCAGACCCGCCCGGACCGGATCGACCTGATCGTCGGCGACGTCTGCGGTCACGGCGTGGACGAGGCCGCGCTCGGCGTCGAGCTGCGCGTCGCCTGGCGGGCGCTGGTGCTGGCCGGGGTGCCGGACGACGAGGTGCTGCCCGCGCTGGAGCAGGTGCTGATGAGCGAGCGCCGGCTTCAGGAGATCTTCGCGACGGTGGCCACCGCCCGGCTCGACCTGGCGTCCGCGCGGGCCACCGTACGACTCGCCGGTCACCCGCCGCCGCTGCTGCTCAGCGGCGGTAAGGTCGCCCCGGTGCCGGCCAAGGGCGGGCTGCTGCTCGGCGTCCGGCCCCGCCGTCCCGTTGCCTTCGATCTGGAGTTCGACACCGATGACTGGTCCCTGTTGATGTATACCGACGGCCTCATCGAGGGCCGGGTCGACGGCGGCGACGAACGGCTCGACGTGCCCGGCCTGACCGGCCTTCTCGCCGACCCGGCCAACCGGGCGGTGCCGCTGTCCGAGCTGCCCGCGTGGCTGGTCGGCCGCGCCGAGCAGATCAACGGCGGCCCGCTCGCCGACGACGTGGCGATGCTGCTGGTGACCCGTGGCGGGGGACGGTAG
- a CDS encoding sensor histidine kinase: MKAYEQGWTLRRRVAALLGVVLALLLGLAAAEAVVAAKNRQNIDAVLIRTGPLRVQAQELMSVLLDQETAVRGYAVNGDRSDLAPYQEGVQREQSLLASIRDLSASYPDVRRELGVVEQRTTQWRAQVAEPVIATTERSGPAAGRALITDRTRQQFDGIRASVTTLQDEILTVRKEAADRVNSTSNALVLLLIIAALVVAVAGTVMLLSLDRILIRPLAALVGQVREVAEGDYQHRISGSGPPEFRRLADDIDQMRQKIAQELDEVRQARERIEWVNDQLQKQAEELTRSNRDLEQFAYVASHDLQEPLRKVASFCQLLQRRYAGQLDERADQYIAFAVDGAQRMQRLINDLLAFSRIGRLTTGFTEVDLNRVMGDVAGQTEAARQYADAELTWDEMPTIRGEEPLLTNLLVNLVSNSVKFRRPDVPSKVHVSARLVDDEWEISCRDNGIGIEPEFADKIFVIFQRLHSKDAYPGTGIGLAIVKKIVEYHGGRVWVDTDVEEGTTIRFTLPALEADIEAARAAENPAAEAGTAEPAEDAPVDVARQPDGAASEEPPAAADRHDTNGGMKETVG; this comes from the coding sequence ATGAAGGCGTACGAGCAGGGGTGGACGCTGCGGCGGCGGGTGGCCGCGCTGCTCGGCGTGGTCCTCGCGCTGCTGCTCGGGCTGGCCGCCGCGGAGGCGGTGGTCGCCGCGAAGAACCGGCAGAACATCGACGCGGTGCTGATCAGGACCGGCCCGTTGCGGGTCCAGGCGCAGGAGCTGATGAGCGTCCTGCTGGATCAGGAGACCGCGGTTCGCGGTTACGCGGTGAACGGCGACCGCAGCGACCTGGCCCCCTACCAGGAGGGCGTGCAGCGCGAGCAGAGCTTGCTCGCCTCGATCCGTGACCTGTCCGCCAGCTACCCGGACGTGCGCCGCGAGCTGGGCGTGGTCGAGCAGCGGACCACGCAGTGGCGGGCCCAGGTGGCCGAGCCGGTGATCGCGACCACGGAGCGCAGCGGCCCGGCGGCCGGCCGGGCGTTGATCACCGACCGGACCCGGCAGCAGTTCGACGGGATACGGGCGTCCGTCACCACGCTCCAGGACGAGATCCTCACCGTCCGCAAGGAGGCCGCCGACCGGGTCAACTCGACGAGCAACGCGCTGGTCCTGCTGTTGATCATCGCGGCGCTGGTGGTGGCGGTGGCCGGCACGGTCATGCTGCTCTCGCTCGACCGGATCCTGATCCGCCCGCTGGCCGCGCTGGTCGGGCAGGTGCGGGAGGTGGCCGAGGGCGACTACCAGCACCGCATCTCCGGGTCCGGCCCGCCGGAGTTCCGCCGGCTCGCCGACGACATCGACCAGATGCGCCAGAAGATCGCCCAGGAGCTGGACGAGGTACGCCAGGCCCGGGAGCGGATCGAGTGGGTCAACGACCAGCTCCAGAAGCAGGCCGAGGAGTTGACCCGCTCCAACCGTGACCTGGAGCAGTTCGCGTACGTGGCCTCGCACGACCTCCAGGAGCCGCTGCGCAAGGTGGCCAGCTTCTGCCAGCTCCTCCAGCGGCGCTACGCCGGGCAGCTCGACGAGCGGGCGGACCAGTACATCGCGTTCGCGGTGGACGGCGCGCAGCGCATGCAGCGGCTCATCAACGACCTGCTCGCGTTCTCCCGGATCGGCCGGCTCACCACCGGCTTCACCGAGGTCGACCTGAACCGGGTGATGGGTGACGTGGCCGGGCAGACCGAGGCGGCCCGGCAGTACGCCGACGCGGAGCTGACCTGGGACGAGATGCCGACGATCCGCGGCGAGGAGCCGCTGTTGACCAACCTGCTGGTCAACCTGGTGAGCAACTCGGTGAAGTTCCGCCGCCCCGACGTGCCGTCGAAGGTGCACGTGTCGGCCCGGCTGGTCGACGACGAGTGGGAGATCAGCTGCCGCGACAACGGCATCGGCATCGAGCCGGAGTTCGCCGACAAGATCTTCGTGATCTTCCAGCGGCTGCACTCGAAGGACGCGTACCCGGGCACCGGCATCGGGCTGGCGATCGTCAAGAAGATCGTGGAATACCACGGCGGCCGGGTCTGGGTGGACACCGACGTCGAGGAGGGCACCACCATCCGGTTCACGTTGCCCGCGCTGGAGGCCGACATCGAGGCCGCGCGGGCGGCCGAGAACCCGGCGGCGGAGGCCGGGACCGCCGAGCCGGCCGAGGACGCCCCGGTGGACGTCGCCCGGCAGCCGGACGGCGCGGCAAGCGAGGAGCCGCCCGCGGCGGCGGACCGGCACGACACCAACGGTGGCATGAAGGAGACGGTGGGATGA
- a CDS encoding response regulator translates to MTAPADGKSPIEVLLVEDDPGDVLMTQEAFEEHKLRNRLTVVSDGAEALAYLRREGQYTDAVAPDLILLDLNLPRRDGREVLEEIKKDEHLRRIPVVVLTTSQADEDILRSYQLHANAYVTKPVDFERFISVVRQIDEFFVSVVKLPPRG, encoded by the coding sequence ATGACCGCGCCTGCGGACGGCAAGAGCCCGATCGAGGTCCTGCTCGTCGAGGACGATCCGGGCGACGTGCTGATGACCCAGGAGGCGTTCGAGGAGCACAAGCTCCGCAACCGCCTGACGGTCGTCTCCGACGGCGCCGAGGCGCTGGCCTACCTGCGCCGTGAGGGCCAGTACACGGACGCGGTGGCGCCCGACCTGATCCTGCTCGACCTGAACCTGCCCCGCCGGGACGGCCGGGAGGTGCTGGAGGAGATCAAGAAGGACGAGCACCTCCGCCGGATCCCGGTCGTGGTGCTCACCACGTCGCAGGCCGACGAGGACATCCTGCGCAGCTACCAGCTGCACGCCAACGCCTACGTGACCAAGCCGGTGGACTTCGAGCGCTTCATCTCGGTGGTCCGCCAGATCGACGAGTTCTTCGTCAGCGTGGTCAAGCTGCCGCCGCGTGGCTGA
- a CDS encoding inositol monophosphatase family protein, protein MADPLLDDVAGLLREAAAEVVVPMFRRLDPSDISEKAPGEVVTVADREAEKLISDGLRRLRPGSVVVGEEAVAEDPGLLRHLGGSGDVWLVDPVDGTSNFAAGKRPFALMAALLTDGVPVASWVYDPLDDTMAAGRLGAGTRLDGTPVRPGRPVPEVGALRGTAMTRFLPGDFRRDVEAGGRRIGELLPGQHCAGREYLDLLTGAQQFVLFWRTLPWDHTPGTLLVREAGGVARRFDGTDYHPADEGRGLLVAASEAIWDEVYAALLAS, encoded by the coding sequence GTGGCTGACCCGCTGCTGGACGACGTCGCCGGGCTGCTGCGGGAGGCCGCGGCCGAGGTCGTGGTGCCGATGTTCCGGCGGCTCGACCCGTCCGACATCTCCGAGAAGGCGCCCGGCGAGGTGGTCACCGTCGCCGACCGTGAGGCCGAGAAGCTCATCTCCGACGGGCTGCGGCGGCTGCGTCCCGGTTCGGTGGTGGTCGGCGAGGAGGCCGTCGCCGAGGATCCGGGCCTGCTCCGGCACCTGGGCGGCAGCGGTGACGTCTGGCTGGTCGACCCGGTCGACGGCACCTCCAACTTCGCCGCCGGGAAGCGGCCGTTCGCGCTGATGGCGGCGCTGCTCACCGACGGCGTACCGGTGGCGTCCTGGGTCTACGACCCGCTTGACGACACGATGGCGGCCGGCCGGCTCGGCGCGGGCACCCGGCTGGACGGCACGCCGGTGCGGCCCGGCCGGCCGGTGCCCGAGGTGGGCGCGTTGCGGGGCACCGCGATGACGCGGTTCCTGCCCGGCGACTTCCGCCGCGACGTCGAGGCCGGTGGTCGCCGGATCGGCGAGCTGCTGCCCGGCCAGCACTGCGCCGGCCGGGAATACCTCGACCTGCTCACCGGCGCGCAGCAGTTCGTCCTGTTCTGGCGCACGCTGCCGTGGGACCACACCCCCGGCACGCTGCTGGTCCGGGAGGCCGGCGGGGTGGCCCGCCGCTTCGACGGCACCGACTACCACCCCGCCGACGAGGGCCGGGGCCTGCTGGTCGCGGCCAGCGAGGCGATCTGGGACGAGGTGTACGCGGCGCTGCTGGCGAGCTGA
- a CDS encoding coiled-coil domain-containing protein, translating into MPRTRLTGRRVRRSLLALLAATAVLLGAGLATAGPAAAAPSPNAPDEGGSKQLRDALEAAAKGHIEAKNRLDNSKRRQVALAAQIKDIEARLVGLTAQAGEVAVQSYRIGRLAPTSMLLASSGPDDFLHRAAELDMMAQRDSKRLGDLADAKAEATESKLALDAEVREQQKQLAVLAKKKKDAEVALAKVSSGSGSGFSGSSSSAKPAPRNSDGSWPSESCSVSDPTPADGCITPRTLHMLQQAQAAGYKRYASCHRSGGGGEHPKGRACDFSAASGGFEDKTATGGDKSYGDSLANWAKNNANRLGIMYVIWYRQIWMPNTGWRAYSGGGSPAADHTNHVHISMY; encoded by the coding sequence GTGCCCAGGACCAGGCTCACCGGCCGCCGCGTCCGCCGGTCGCTGCTCGCGCTGCTCGCCGCGACGGCCGTGCTGCTCGGCGCCGGCCTCGCCACCGCCGGCCCGGCCGCCGCCGCGCCCAGCCCGAACGCCCCCGACGAGGGCGGCAGCAAGCAGCTCCGGGACGCGCTGGAGGCCGCCGCGAAGGGCCACATCGAGGCGAAGAACCGGCTGGACAACTCCAAGCGTCGCCAGGTCGCGCTGGCCGCCCAGATCAAGGACATCGAGGCACGCCTCGTCGGGCTGACCGCCCAGGCCGGTGAGGTGGCCGTGCAGTCCTACCGGATCGGTCGGCTGGCCCCGACGTCGATGCTGCTGGCCAGCTCCGGGCCGGACGACTTCCTGCACCGGGCGGCCGAGCTGGACATGATGGCCCAGCGGGACAGCAAGCGGCTGGGTGACCTGGCCGACGCGAAGGCCGAGGCGACCGAGTCGAAGCTGGCCCTCGACGCCGAGGTGCGCGAGCAGCAGAAGCAGCTCGCCGTGCTGGCCAAGAAGAAGAAGGACGCCGAGGTCGCGCTCGCCAAGGTCAGCTCCGGCTCCGGGTCCGGGTTCAGCGGCAGTTCCTCGTCGGCCAAGCCGGCGCCGCGCAACTCGGACGGCTCGTGGCCGTCGGAGTCCTGCTCGGTGAGCGACCCGACGCCGGCCGACGGCTGCATCACACCGCGCACGCTGCACATGCTCCAGCAGGCCCAGGCCGCCGGCTACAAGCGGTATGCGTCCTGCCACCGCAGCGGCGGGGGCGGCGAGCACCCCAAGGGGCGGGCCTGCGACTTCTCCGCCGCCAGCGGCGGCTTCGAGGACAAGACCGCGACCGGCGGCGACAAGTCGTACGGCGACAGCCTCGCCAACTGGGCGAAGAACAACGCGAACCGGCTCGGCATCATGTACGTGATCTGGTACCGGCAGATCTGGATGCCGAACACCGGCTGGCGGGCGTACAGCGGGGGTGGCAGTCCGGCCGCCGACCACACGAACCATGTTCATATTTCGATGTACTGA
- a CDS encoding fused MFS/spermidine synthase — protein sequence MSSTSSDFVTAPATVAPAPPRALPNGLAAFLVFLSSGAVLVLETVSLRLVGPYVGVTLQVTSSVIGMALAAIAYGAWMGGWLADRRDPRALLAPALVLAGIATAVTLPIVRYAGEALRGGAASAVLLLTALTVLLPAALLAGITPLVVKLQLADLRRTGQVVGRLSSIGTLGGITATLGTGFILVAALPSSVIVLALAAVLGVTGLVLGFWLRRRSGAALSTPGRAKAALALIGLAAAGLSAAAPNPCDVETAYHCARVEAAPDRPDGRTLYLNSAQHSYVDLTDPRHLEYAYTQWIGLVADVARPAGERMDALHLGGGGFTVPRYLAATRPGTDNLVFEVDGGLVELDRRELGLETGPELTARVGDARVLLGGEPTDSRDFIVGDAFGHLVVPWHLATREMAADIRRVLRPDGIYVQNVIDHPPGRFIRAELATVSAVFDHVALIAPPGAVDGRQGANFVIVASDAPLPLTAVPAGLKPLPEPAELLDEAATATWTGDARVLTDDYAPVDQLLATA from the coding sequence GTGAGCAGCACATCGTCCGATTTCGTCACCGCGCCGGCGACCGTCGCGCCGGCCCCGCCGCGCGCCCTGCCGAACGGGCTGGCCGCCTTCCTGGTCTTCCTCTCCAGCGGGGCGGTGCTGGTGCTGGAGACCGTGTCGCTGCGCCTGGTCGGCCCGTACGTCGGGGTGACGCTCCAGGTGACCAGCTCGGTCATCGGCATGGCACTGGCGGCCATCGCGTACGGGGCGTGGATGGGCGGGTGGCTCGCCGACCGGCGGGACCCGCGCGCCCTGCTCGCCCCGGCGCTGGTGCTGGCCGGCATCGCCACCGCCGTCACCCTGCCCATCGTCAGGTACGCCGGTGAGGCGCTGCGCGGCGGCGCGGCCAGCGCGGTGCTGCTGCTGACCGCGCTGACCGTGCTGCTGCCGGCCGCGCTCCTGGCCGGGATCACCCCGCTGGTGGTGAAGCTCCAGCTCGCCGACCTGCGCCGCACCGGTCAGGTGGTCGGCAGGCTGTCCAGCATCGGCACGCTCGGCGGCATCACCGCCACGCTGGGCACCGGCTTCATCCTGGTGGCGGCGCTGCCCAGTTCGGTGATCGTGCTGGCGTTGGCCGCGGTGCTCGGCGTGACCGGGCTGGTGCTCGGGTTCTGGCTGCGGCGACGCTCCGGCGCGGCGTTGTCCACGCCGGGCCGGGCCAAGGCGGCGCTGGCGCTGATCGGGCTCGCCGCCGCCGGGCTCAGCGCGGCGGCGCCGAACCCGTGCGATGTGGAGACCGCCTACCACTGCGCCCGGGTCGAGGCGGCCCCGGACCGGCCGGACGGGCGCACGCTCTACCTCAACTCGGCCCAGCACTCCTACGTCGACCTGACCGACCCGAGACACCTGGAGTACGCGTACACCCAGTGGATCGGCCTGGTCGCGGACGTGGCGCGACCGGCGGGGGAGCGGATGGACGCGCTGCACCTGGGCGGCGGCGGATTCACCGTGCCGCGCTACCTGGCCGCCACCCGGCCGGGCACCGACAACCTGGTCTTCGAGGTCGACGGCGGCCTGGTCGAGCTGGACCGTCGGGAGCTGGGCCTGGAGACCGGGCCGGAGCTGACCGCCCGGGTGGGTGACGCCCGGGTGCTGCTCGGCGGCGAGCCGACCGACAGCCGGGACTTCATCGTCGGTGACGCGTTCGGCCACCTGGTGGTGCCGTGGCACCTGGCCACCCGGGAGATGGCCGCCGACATCCGGCGGGTGCTCCGCCCGGACGGGATCTACGTGCAGAACGTCATCGACCACCCGCCGGGCCGGTTCATCCGGGCCGAGCTGGCCACCGTCTCCGCCGTGTTCGACCACGTCGCGCTGATCGCCCCGCCGGGCGCGGTCGACGGCCGGCAGGGCGCGAACTTCGTGATCGTCGCCTCGGACGCACCGCTGCCGCTGACCGCGGTCCCGGCCGGCCTGAAGCCGCTCCCGGAGCCGGCCGAGCTGCTCGACGAGGCGGCGACGGCGACGTGGACCGGGGACGCGCGGGTGCTCACGGACGATTACGCCCCGGTGGACCAACTCCTCGCGACCGCCTGA
- a CDS encoding serine/threonine-protein kinase produces MGGPVRNGVQLLGERYRLVEQLGAGGMSVVWRGYDEVLGRQVAVKVLASRLASDKAFRHRIRVEAQAAARLCHPNITNVYDYGESVQVGLTVPYVVMELVDGGPLSSRLGRDGQLPWREALTIGAEVASALATAHARGVVHRDVTPGNVMLTATGVKVVDFGISALVGESDKGPDGALLGTPAYLAPERLDNGHVSPATDIYAVGLLLYRMLTGRLPWQASTTTEMLRAHMYRDPDPMPPVPGLPGQVADLVQRCLAKRPEDRPPTAEVARTLAEAVGIASIVPVSPAFGGIDPALMANAGTTILPWSAATDAVPYSAIRTRTRGAAARRRKVEAGVAAAGLIAVTATMWGLTSRSPASGGVEPTEARMGLPEPVPCAVDYSLRRDTGKDFSAELTLTNTGPRELRGWTMSFSFPGKQAITAAQPPVRQVGRTVSVAAPTPDAALAPGASTKLTLSGRYTGSNTLPVEFKLGNSTCGVQVSGIAGSVPITTAPKTTRAPVKPAAKPAAKPAAKSGPAEAKPAPKPKAEPKPKPKGKESGKGKGK; encoded by the coding sequence ATGGGTGGACCGGTCAGGAACGGCGTGCAACTGCTCGGTGAGCGGTACCGCCTGGTCGAGCAGTTGGGTGCCGGCGGCATGTCGGTGGTCTGGCGCGGCTACGACGAGGTGCTCGGCCGGCAGGTGGCGGTCAAGGTGCTGGCCTCCCGGCTCGCCAGCGACAAGGCGTTCCGGCACCGGATCCGCGTCGAGGCGCAGGCCGCCGCGCGGCTCTGCCACCCCAACATCACCAACGTGTACGACTACGGCGAGTCCGTCCAGGTCGGGCTGACCGTGCCGTACGTGGTCATGGAGCTGGTCGACGGCGGCCCGCTCAGCAGCCGGCTCGGCCGGGACGGGCAGTTGCCCTGGCGGGAGGCGCTGACCATCGGCGCGGAGGTCGCCTCCGCGCTGGCCACCGCGCACGCCCGGGGTGTGGTGCACCGGGACGTCACGCCCGGCAACGTCATGCTCACCGCGACCGGCGTGAAGGTCGTCGACTTCGGGATCTCGGCGCTGGTGGGGGAGAGCGACAAGGGACCGGACGGCGCGCTGCTCGGCACGCCCGCCTACCTGGCCCCGGAGCGCCTGGACAACGGCCACGTCTCGCCCGCCACCGACATCTACGCGGTCGGCCTGCTGCTCTACCGGATGCTCACCGGCCGGCTGCCGTGGCAGGCCAGCACCACCACCGAGATGCTGCGCGCGCACATGTACCGCGACCCGGACCCGATGCCGCCGGTGCCCGGCCTCCCCGGCCAGGTCGCCGACCTGGTCCAGCGGTGCCTGGCGAAGCGCCCCGAGGACCGCCCGCCCACCGCCGAGGTGGCCCGTACGCTCGCCGAGGCGGTCGGGATCGCGTCGATCGTGCCGGTGTCACCGGCGTTCGGCGGCATCGACCCGGCGCTGATGGCGAACGCCGGCACCACCATCCTGCCCTGGTCGGCGGCGACCGACGCGGTGCCGTACTCGGCGATCCGCACCCGGACCCGGGGCGCGGCGGCACGGCGGCGCAAGGTGGAGGCCGGGGTGGCCGCTGCCGGGCTGATCGCGGTGACCGCCACGATGTGGGGGCTGACGTCGCGGAGCCCGGCCAGCGGTGGGGTGGAGCCGACCGAGGCGCGGATGGGGCTGCCCGAGCCGGTGCCCTGCGCGGTCGACTACTCGCTGCGCCGCGACACCGGCAAGGACTTCTCCGCCGAGTTGACGCTGACCAACACCGGTCCCCGGGAACTGCGCGGCTGGACGATGAGCTTCAGCTTCCCCGGCAAGCAGGCGATCACCGCGGCCCAGCCCCCGGTCCGGCAGGTGGGGCGCACCGTGTCGGTGGCGGCCCCGACGCCGGATGCGGCGTTGGCGCCCGGCGCGTCGACGAAGCTGACGCTGAGCGGGCGCTACACCGGGAGCAACACGTTGCCGGTGGAGTTCAAGCTCGGCAACAGCACCTGTGGCGTGCAGGTGTCGGGCATCGCCGGCTCGGTGCCGATCACCACCGCGCCGAAGACGACCCGGGCGCCGGTCAAGCCGGCCGCCAAGCCGGCCGCCAAGCCGGCCGCCAAGAGCGGGCCGGCCGAGGCGAAGCCGGCACCGAAGCCCAAGGCCGAGCCGAAGCCGAAGCCCAAGGGCAAGGAGAGTGGTAAGGGAAAAGGGAAGTGA
- a CDS encoding potassium channel family protein, producing MSARRADDTGVVVIGLGRFGHHLAGSLARLDHEVLAIDRDPARVQRWSAELDRVVQADATEETALRQLGVADFGRVVVAIGASVEASVLTVLALAELGVPQIWARATSDKHAKILHSVGAHHVVFPEAETGERVAHLIVSRMLDFIEFGDDFAIAKVRVPPPLVGRALGELSPQDRYGVMVVGAKLPGQPFRYAGPETVLAPDSVLIVEGSITQVQHFAALT from the coding sequence TTGTCGGCTAGACGCGCGGACGACACCGGTGTCGTCGTGATCGGCCTGGGCCGGTTCGGCCACCACCTCGCCGGCTCGCTGGCGCGCCTCGACCACGAGGTGCTCGCCATCGACCGGGACCCGGCCCGGGTCCAGCGGTGGTCGGCCGAGCTGGACCGGGTCGTGCAGGCGGACGCCACCGAGGAGACCGCGTTGCGGCAGCTCGGGGTGGCGGACTTCGGCCGGGTGGTGGTCGCCATCGGCGCCTCGGTCGAGGCGAGCGTGCTCACCGTGCTGGCCCTGGCCGAGCTGGGCGTCCCGCAGATCTGGGCGCGGGCCACGTCGGACAAGCACGCCAAGATCCTGCACTCGGTCGGCGCGCACCACGTGGTGTTCCCCGAGGCGGAGACCGGCGAGCGGGTCGCCCACCTGATCGTCAGCCGGATGCTCGACTTCATCGAGTTCGGCGACGACTTCGCCATCGCCAAGGTGCGGGTGCCGCCGCCGCTGGTCGGGCGCGCGCTGGGCGAACTGTCCCCGCAGGACCGGTACGGGGTGATGGTGGTCGGCGCGAAGCTGCCCGGCCAGCCGTTCCGCTACGCCGGGCCGGAGACGGTGCTGGCGCCGGACAGCGTGCTCATCGTGGAGGGCAGCATCACCCAGGTGCAACACTTCGCGGCGCTCACCTGA
- a CDS encoding TrkH family potassium uptake protein yields MRRLLRKPVRLVPLGFLVVILVGTGLLMLPWATSTQRWTPFETALFTATSAVSVTGMAVTDTPNYWTDFGLVMITVLTQLGGLGILTGASLLILAVSRQLGLRNRLLVQAETAEFGLGDVRRLLLRIAATVFVTEALMTAVIGGRFWLALDYPPGRALWYAVFHSVQAFNNGGFALYSDGLVAFARDPWVALPLSVGAIIGGLGFPALFEAFREWRRPDRWAVATKLTVWGSLVLTVGGFGYLLLAEWTNPATIGRFDVPGKTLAAFTQIALSRTGGFDVIHVGRLTEESYPMLIGLMFIGGGSASTAGGIKVSTFFLLGFAIWAELRGEPDTTVGNRRVSPASQRQALTVALLSVALVAAGTVGLIAMTAHVRLYAALFEVTSAFSTTGLTVGLTQRLPAPGQYVLTALMYVGRIGPLTLGSAIALNTRRRLYRYPEEQPIVG; encoded by the coding sequence GTGCGCCGCCTGCTCCGGAAACCGGTCCGGCTGGTGCCGCTCGGATTCCTGGTGGTGATCCTGGTCGGCACCGGTCTGCTCATGCTGCCCTGGGCCACCAGTACGCAGCGCTGGACGCCGTTCGAGACCGCGCTGTTCACCGCCACGTCGGCGGTCTCGGTGACCGGCATGGCGGTGACCGACACGCCGAACTACTGGACCGACTTCGGGCTCGTGATGATCACCGTGCTCACGCAGCTCGGCGGCCTCGGCATCCTGACCGGCGCGTCGCTGCTGATCCTGGCCGTCTCCCGTCAGCTCGGACTACGCAACCGGCTGCTGGTGCAGGCCGAGACCGCCGAGTTCGGCCTCGGCGACGTACGCCGGCTGCTGCTCCGCATCGCGGCCACCGTCTTCGTCACCGAGGCGCTGATGACCGCCGTGATCGGCGGGCGCTTCTGGCTGGCCCTCGACTACCCGCCGGGGCGCGCGCTCTGGTACGCGGTGTTCCACTCGGTCCAGGCGTTCAACAACGGCGGCTTCGCGCTCTACTCCGACGGGCTGGTCGCCTTCGCCCGGGACCCGTGGGTGGCGTTGCCGCTCAGCGTCGGCGCGATCATCGGCGGGCTCGGCTTCCCGGCGCTGTTCGAGGCGTTCCGGGAGTGGCGGCGGCCGGACCGGTGGGCGGTCGCCACCAAGCTCACCGTCTGGGGCAGCCTGGTGCTCACCGTCGGCGGCTTCGGCTACCTGCTGCTGGCCGAGTGGACCAACCCGGCCACGATCGGCAGGTTCGACGTGCCGGGCAAGACGCTCGCGGCATTCACCCAGATCGCGCTGAGCCGCACCGGCGGCTTCGACGTGATCCACGTCGGGCGGCTCACCGAGGAGAGCTACCCGATGCTCATCGGCCTGATGTTCATCGGCGGCGGCAGCGCCAGCACCGCCGGCGGTATCAAGGTCTCCACGTTCTTCCTGCTCGGCTTCGCCATCTGGGCGGAGCTGCGCGGCGAGCCGGACACCACGGTCGGGAACCGCCGGGTGTCCCCGGCCAGCCAGCGGCAGGCGTTGACGGTCGCGCTGCTCAGCGTGGCGCTGGTGGCCGCCGGCACGGTCGGCCTGATCGCGATGACCGCGCACGTACGCCTCTACGCCGCGCTCTTCGAGGTCACCTCCGCGTTCAGCACCACCGGCCTGACCGTCGGCCTCACCCAGCGGCTGCCCGCGCCCGGCCAGTACGTGCTGACCGCGCTCATGTACGTCGGTCGGATCGGTCCGCTCACGCTCGGCTCGGCCATCGCGTTGAACACCCGACGTCGTCTGTACCGCTACCCGGAGGAGCAACCCATTGTCGGCTAG